The genomic interval GTCCGCGCTGCACAGAGCAACAGCACCTTGCGTTCAAAGGGGGATAGCTCAAACACCTTGCACAACTGCTCTAAAGCCGGAAGAGGTTCCTCCATATCCGAGGGGAGGACATCGAGATCAATAGAGGGAGTATCCGCAAGATCGAGATCGAGATTTTGCCGTTGACGAATTTGGCGATCGAGACGACGATGGATCTCACCAATACAAAGACTCAAATACTGCATAGGCTCTGGATACTCACCTCTAACTATCAAAACTTAAAACTTACAGAACTTTGTGCTGTTCTGGAGTAGACTGTTGAATCCCCAAAGCCATGTACCACAATCCTATTCCCCATTCCCTATTCCCTAGTGCAAAGCGCTGTATATCTCCACTGAAACCCATCATAGGCAACCCCTTTGTCTCATTTGACTGCGAGTAAAAACTACTGTCTTTAGTTATAGATTTTTAAGCTGGATGCAATTGGGGCTACAAGCAACTCTTATGCTTGAATTCAACTGATATAATAGCAGTAAGCTTGTTTCTATGGGTTTCTAAACTATGCGCTCCTTCATCCGTCGCAAAAAAACTGCCCAACAGAGTTCTGCCCCTCAGAAATCTTCTAGTCGGTTTGCCCCTAAAGTTGTGCCCTCTGTACAACGCAAGGAGAGCCAAGAAAAAAAACTGCCTCCTTTTAAGCCAGCAGCGAGCTATAACTATACCAGTCTGCACGAAATGTATGGCCATCCAGCCCCCGTACAAGCGAAACTAACTATTGGAGAACCGGGGGATGTTCACGAACAACAAGCGGATGCAGTAGCCAGTCAAGTCGTTAAACAAATTAATCAACCCCAACCTGCACCCAGTCAAGGAGTACAGACAAAAGAAGACGATTCGAGTGCAGGAATACCTGAACAACTGGGTATTCAACGGAACGAGGAAGAGGATGTGGACATGAAGCCTCTTGACTCGGCGGTGCAACGGAATGAGGAAGAGGATGTGGACATGAAGCCTCTTGACTCGGCGGTGCAACGGAATGAGGAAGAGGATGTGGACATGAAACCTCTTGACTCAGCGGTGCAACGGAATGAGGAAGAGGATGTGGACATGAAACCTCTTGACTCGGCGGTGCAACGGAATGAGGAAGAGGAGGTAGATATGAAACCCAAACCGGGACTACAACGGGATGGGTTAGCAGGAGGAAGAGCTACCCCAGAGTTTGAAGGACAACTCAAACAAGCGAAACGAGGGGGACAACCCTTAGATTCTACGCTTCAGACGAAAATGGGAGAAGCGATGGGCGCTGATTTTAGTAGCGTGAAGGTGCATACGGATTCCCAGTCTCATGGTTTAAGTCAATCGATACAAGCAAAAGCATTTACCACGGGACAGGATGTGTTTTTCAACAAAGGACAATATAAACCCTCAAGTCCCCAAGGTCAGGAATTAATTGCCCATGAATTAACCCATGTGGTGCAGCAGAAAGGGGCAAGCGTGCAACGGAAAAAAAAAGAATAGGATCTTCGAGTCATCCACAATCGGTGATTAACAGAGAGGTTATTCAACGAGACCTTTGGACAAAAGATCAAGCGAAAGAGAAAGTCGCGATTAGAGGACGCTGGCGCAGTAAAGAATATCATGCCATTCTCAATACATTGGATCTCTGGCATGATGAAAGGAATGGTCTAGCCAATGAACCCCTGATTGTACAGCTTGTTTTTCTGAAAAAATTGAAGAAGCTGATTGATGTTTATATTACTAAAAAAACAAATAGTAAGCAGTCTACTAAGAAGCAGAGTAAGAAGACGAGTATACAGCAAGAAATTGATAACATGAATAAGGTTAAGGAGAATGTGAATTCCAAATTGACAACGGTACAACAAGACTATAGTCAATCGGGAGATGACCCCATTCCTCAAGTTGAAAATGCCGATTTAGGAGATTTGGACACACTTAACAAAAACTTCAAAGGAAAAAGCGATCGCGGAGGACTCAACTCAGTGAAAGAAGTAATCATGGATAATCAGGATACGAAGGGTTACTTCAAGAAAGAAAAAGCAGTTGATGAGATGTATGGAATGCATAAAGGAACAGCAGCAGGGATTCCCCAGAGAAACCCGAATCAAACCGGACGTGCGATCGCTGCCTATCGGATCGATCAACTCCTAGAAGCTGGCATTATTCCCAAAACCTATAAAGCAACTAAAGGTGGAAAATCAGGGTCAGTAATGGAAAAAATTGAAAATGCAGAACCTGGGCGCGATCCCATAAAGCACCTTGAAGGGGGAGATAATATAGAAGGACGACATCTACAAGAATTATCTAACTTATACTTAATGGATGTGATTACCGGTCAAGTGGATCGTCACCTGGGTAATGTTCTCCTCAAGGGAGGGAAAGTTTGGGGAATTGATAATGATTTAACCTTCGGCGATCAATATGGATTCGATCCTAAGAGCGGTTCATCCTCCGTGGCAATTGGTGGAAAATCAGCGAAGAATCTACACATCGATAAGGCATTTGCGATTAAAATTATTAAGCTCTCCAATAATCTCGATCGAGTCCGCCAAGCTCTCGATCCAAACGTAACCGGATTGACAAATTCTGAAGTAGAAAAAGCTATTGAACGGCTGGAGAATCTGGCGGAATATTTGATCAAGAAGGTGGCTAAAGGCAAAACAGTGACCAATTGGGATTAGTACCAGCAATTTAGATCATTAACAAGGATAGATATCAATTATGGACTCAGAAGATTCTGGTTTAGAAGCGGCTCAAAGATGGCTGGCTGAGGAAGGAATACCGTTTCCTTGTATGCCAATCGAGTTACAGAATGCCCTCAAACCTATTTCTGAAGGGGTATTTAGCAGCCGTTCAATTCTGCCTGCTACTCCGTATTTTACCGATCCCTTTATTGAAGAGGTAGAAACTCAATCTGTGGATGATTATGCGGTGTTGGCTTTTGATGGCCATGGGATGAATTCCTATGCTATCCATTATTATCTGGTTTATGGTCCTCTCGCCTTTTTTCTACAAGTAAGCTGGGGTGGTGCTTATATGGATCGGGAAAAAGCACAGGCTGCTATCTCTTCGGTGTTTGCTAAGATCGAACCTATCATTCAAACGGCGATGAAAGTAGATGAGAGCAAGGTATCATCCCGGTTTATTCTGAGTGCAAGTAGTTTTTATGGGTGTCGTTGGCGGCAGTTGGGAGTGGATGAAGATTGGTGTGAGGAGGGATCGGGATTTAATGCAGCACTAGAGGCGCTGGAAAAGATGTTATGATTACTACTTTCGTGTCTCTAGATAAAATTTGACCCGATCGCCCAACTCATCCATACTCAACCCTTGCACCCAATATTCTACCAGGGCATGACCGAAGGCCCAGGCGTTTTTTTCGGGAGTTGCAGGGTTTTCTAGCAGTTGCGGCCAAAGGGTCAAAAGTTCAAATTTAACTTCCAACTCTGGGTCATTACTCAGGAGTAAAAATAAATCATAGGCCATCTGTAACTTGCCAATCACTACCGGTAATTGTTCGATGGGGATTTGTTCGGCGAGGAGATAGGCGAGGGTGGGCGAACCGGTGGCAATCGTTGATACAAATCGGAGGACGGGACTTTTCAGGAGTGCAGTTAAGCCTTGAGTCGTCGCCATTTGGAACGTGTAGCGGTCGATAATTTTGGCGGCAGCTAGGGTACGGGCATCGCGATCGCGTAAAAATCGTGCTAGTCTCTCTTCTTTCACTGGCCCAATTGCCTCCA from Roseofilum reptotaenium CS-1145 carries:
- a CDS encoding eCIS core domain-containing protein, whose amino-acid sequence is MRSFIRRKKTAQQSSAPQKSSSRFAPKVVPSVQRKESQEKKLPPFKPAASYNYTSLHEMYGHPAPVQAKLTIGEPGDVHEQQADAVASQVVKQINQPQPAPSQGVQTKEDDSSAGIPEQLGIQRNEEEDVDMKPLDSAVQRNEEEDVDMKPLDSAVQRNEEEDVDMKPLDSAVQRNEEEDVDMKPLDSAVQRNEEEEVDMKPKPGLQRDGLAGGRATPEFEGQLKQAKRGGQPLDSTLQTKMGEAMGADFSSVKVHTDSQSHGLSQSIQAKAFTTGQDVFFNKGQYKPSSPQGQELIAHELTHVVQQKGASVQRKKKE